GCACGGAGTTTAACAATTATGGCGTTTAACGATGATATTAAAACCGGTCTATACGAAGATAGTGATGAATAATAATGAGCTCTGTGTGATGAACAAAAGATCTATAATGCTGAGTGTAATTGCCACTTGTTTCATGCAATTATGATAACCGACTTGCATTGTTGATATCTAAGAAGGCTAATGGAATAATTGCCTGCACATCGAATTTCTTTTAAGGAGCTATACTTCGTTTTTCCTAGTTTGCGTAGGCCTAATCGTCTAAAAAACATTtgagttttaaatatttttgaacaaaaattaatctaattaacttagattttaaaataatataatattcgtAATTGCCAGCAACACCAATTAGGTTGTATAACTGTACGGCAGTTAAATATTTCTTTGGGAATGTTTTTAGTGATTAATGTAATACTATGTCTCTAGATGAGAACAGTACAAGAATCATAagtataaagctttgtctacactatcaaactttatgtgtcaaaaaaatgtgatgtgcccatatatggacatgatgatgtcatatcactaccatatttaagcatagcactaccatatataggcacatcaaacttttttgacacataaagtttgatagtgtagacaaggcttaacaGCAATTGCATAACAATAGCAGAACTGTTGAATACCATCCTGAGATGAGATCTTTTATTTTAGtacagtttatttattattattattatttatttatccgtttttttttattttttactgttAATTTATACGTAAGTTTACtgtctatggaccagagattccaaaaaaaaagattgaatgaatgaaaacaaaCCCAACGGAATACTAAGGTAAGTTAATGACTGTAGGCTATATGTCCAGCATATCACATATTCATAATAACGATGTGATTTTGTATCAGTTACCGGTAGTCAATCGGATCCAAAGCTATAACATTCATAGTAGCACCCGAAATAATAGTTCGGATAGTAATATCGGTTATTGGCGTACACGTTTACGTAAATGAATTTACGAGATTTATCTTGGAATAATGGATTtacataataacattaactTGCTGTGTTCATAGTGACAGAAATGATACAAGCTTAAAAAGATAAATACATTGTTCAGTGGACCATACTTATTTATAAGTAGATTATGTTATAGAAGCTCAACTTAATCGGTTAACAGCTTCGTCGGAGTATAAGTAGTCCATATTTTTAATCATCGTTACtattattcattataataatgaaatcaATATTGCAGATTTATAATCAGATTTTAGAATTTGATTCACGATAGTTTCGAGACGTAATATAAAAGCATAATTAGTGAGACATATGTCAGCAGGGAAATTACGAGTCTGTTACTACTTGGTGTTTTTCTTCCTTTCTTTTTCGTGTAATGAATGCAGTCGAACTTTtgtatttaagtttatttaagCCTGCGTTCGTATCATTACTTTCCTTATGCAATAGGATAGGTTAGTGTTGCcagaaagctctgctaacttttctgactgttttagtttatcattttgatttagcttttcgctttttttgtatctccctTGAGATCCAGTCAGTGATACCCataacattgttattattttttttcagtagtttgCCTTTGGATATATACATATTGAGttgaaacaatatatatatatatatatatatatatatatatatatatatatatatatatataaacaaatcaggcaaagaacagtaattctaaaccgtccggtgatatactgaaatttaattaattaatttgaaacgataaagatgaggaaatctgtgagaatgagaaaaagtcgccccaaccgagactcgaactcggatcgtctgcttgatatgcagttgcactaaccattagaccactcgGGCTTTCATGGTAGTggtcaaactcgattggatagcgactctttaacattctcggcgtggtacggcggaacagcactagtcctcagttgtacgcacgcgcaacagagatcaaattgatacgcacTCGTATATGCgcgtatatatataaatccaaaggcaaattactgaaaaaaatgctgtgggtatcagtggctggatctcaatggagatacaaaaataaaagcgaaaagctaaatcaaaacgataaagtaaacagccagaaaagttagcagagctttcgggcaacactagcccttcatcagtatatatatatatacgcgCATTATGTAGTAACAGAGAAGATGTTTACATTATCCATGATTGAAGAATGtcaatgaatgaaataaaataaaaatgataatggaTATAACAAaaagtaaatacatttaaacaaatatgagttttaaatatttctaataCTTTAATATTCCGAGCAATGGTATGCCTAATGATCATTCGAATTTTCGGAAGAAAAAAACCACTAACACTGAGAAAGTTATTTGTGATGCAATACGTTGATTGGTTGTTTGCTTCTAATAATTATCGGTTTGACGAATCAGAAGACACGTTTCAGCTGCACAACACTTTGTCGTTAGACGTCTTTTAGATTACTTATGTGTGATCGTTGAAACCCTAGGTTGTTTATTTTCATCGTTAACAGACGATAGGCGGCAGGTCTCGCTGCATTTTTAGAGTGACAGCGTTCGTTAACGCCGAACGGTTTTATTTAGAGCGGTGGAACAAGCTTATGTTATTATCGTATGTAGTTTGAATTGCGTAGGCCTACACCCAGTTATTATCTTCACGTTAACAGATAGTTCACTTGTTATTTGCATTTTATAAGGATTTAAGCTTTGTTTCTTTTCATAACCTGCTGAATTGTGGATATTATCCTTGTTGATGTATTTGGTAAAGGAGCAGTATTGTTAACGTGATTTAAATAATGTGGTTCAACATAATTCTTGCATTGATTATATTAACTATCAATAACGATATTTTGAACACTCGTTAAAACTATTCTAACAACACCGTGTTTTATAAAAAAGGTATAGGCGTGTATAATTTTCAGTATTGTATATAACTTTGTTACAACAAAAAGGAACTTTAATAATTTGgtcaatatttttgttaaacattttatatacgATTCATTACGTATTACGATTGTGGACTGGTTGTGTTAAGTCAACATGCTGTAATGTTTCATCAGTGTACAATGCTTGACGCAATGAAATGTAGATCTATCTTTCTCCAGCAACTTTCTAATTAAAGGTAAAAATGAGACGGATCTTGTTGTCACTCTACAGGTAATCCTAGCTTTACCATTAACTCTTCTTTTGCCGATTGCACGATTAATCATTAAGACGACCAATTTATCATctcatgtttttgtgtgaagaaCCTTTAGAAAGCTGCAGTTTAATATAATGCATGTGAACGTATAATCATTCAAATAGCAACATCTACAAATCTGCTAGAACTTTTcaaacattataataaaaatggtTTTCAAGAGCTCAATGCATTTTAAATCAGACTGTACTGCAATGTTTTTGGTTGTAAATATGCTGTTGTATTTGCTGTTGAAATGTGAAGCTGTGCGATTTAGTCAATTTTCGGAAGGTTTGACTGTTGTTGAGCATGATGCGGTGAACCTGGAGTGCAAACTCAAAGAAAAACATGCAGACGACCTTGTTTCTTGGAAAGGTATTGAAAATATGCCTGGGAATAGGTATACTTTAGACGAAAATGGAGATGATATAGACTATACTTTTACCTTAACAATAAAATCTGTAGATAGAACAGACAAAGGAGAATATAAGTGTCAGATAATAACAAGGGAAGGTAGGCATATGGAAAGAACACTAATACTAACAGTATTGGAAATTCCGGGAGATACATATCCTGTATGTGCAGAACTTCCAACAGCAACAGAAGGTCAGCCAATAACGTTAAGTTGTAATTCTGAAATGGTTGAACCAGCTCCTGTATTGAAGTGGTATAAAAAAGACAAGTTTAATGGCAGTTTATATGAATTAAATACGTTTGAACAAAAACACGAAGACGATATTATCAAACTAGAATTAACATTAACTCCCACAGCAGAGAACAATAAAGATGTTTATGTTTGTAAGTTGACTACAGAAACGAACCTTGAATGGAGTAGAGAATGTAAAAGGGTTATGCACGTTCGATACAAGCCTATTGTAAATATATCAGGTAGTCCAACTGTTGAAGTTGGGCGAGAAACTGTTTTTATTTGCGAGGCGCAAACTAGTAGTGCGACATATTCATGGAATTATTCTTTGCCGACTAGTCGAGTCAGATTAGAAGCAGATAATCAAATTCTTCGATACCATGATCCAAGACCGGAAGACAATGGAAACGAAATAACATGTATAGCAGCAAACGACGTTGGATCAAGTAGTAAGAAGTTGGTTTTGTATGTTCTAGAATTTCCAATTAAACCCCCAATTGGACCTTCACATGCACCTGAAACGGTTTACAATCAAAATAGTAAAACACGTAGCTTATCGTTTGTGACGGCTGTGGCTGGTGGATGTACTACAATTCTATTAGTGCTTTTAATCATGTTTGCAGGTTGTATACATTACCACACGAACAGAGATTTTAGAAACACATCACTTGTAGCACAACCTGATGTCTACTTCGAGCCACGGGACAGAGTTTTACATATGCCACATGGATCATGTATGCGATCCATAGGAGTACAGGTTCCACGTGACATTGAGTCTGAGTCAGTCTATCATGAAATTGAATCTCGGAAATCTGGAAGTTCTTGTTCTGCCAAAAATTATTCGACTGGAGCGACATCAGTGTAGTGGAACAAATgagtataaaatatattgtcataatattatttaagcAGTCGTATTTATTgtttaagtttaatttttaGCATTATCACTAATGgaataaattatttcaaaacacTGCTTTCAAGAATACGGACCATGTATATAATTATGCTACGTCTTACTGTATAACTAATAAGTATAGGGCCTAACTGTATAAGTCATTTTGATGATGAGCATAATTATAGGTTTACTAGTAATGAATACAATATCACAAATAATCAATTTGGAACTTTTAATTAAGACAAAAGAACGATCACATGAGGATAAAAAACATTATacgtaatattaaaaatattattatcaatagaaaatattgatgttttatttgaCGCACAGTTTTATTTACAGGAGAGATTATTATGTAAAACG
This is a stretch of genomic DNA from Antedon mediterranea chromosome 3, ecAntMedi1.1, whole genome shotgun sequence. It encodes these proteins:
- the LOC140043583 gene encoding limbic system-associated membrane protein-like, coding for MVFKSSMHFKSDCTAMFLVVNMLLYLLLKCEAVRFSQFSEGLTVVEHDAVNLECKLKEKHADDLVSWKGIENMPGNRYTLDENGDDIDYTFTLTIKSVDRTDKGEYKCQIITREGRHMERTLILTVLEIPGDTYPVCAELPTATEGQPITLSCNSEMVEPAPVLKWYKKDKFNGSLYELNTFEQKHEDDIIKLELTLTPTAENNKDVYVCKLTTETNLEWSRECKRVMHVRYKPIVNISGSPTVEVGRETVFICEAQTSSATYSWNYSLPTSRVRLEADNQILRYHDPRPEDNGNEITCIAANDVGSSSKKLVLYVLEFPIKPPIGPSHAPETVYNQNSKTRSLSFVTAVAGGCTTILLVLLIMFAGCIHYHTNRDFRNTSLVAQPDVYFEPRDRVLHMPHGSCMRSIGVQVPRDIESESVYHEIESRKSGSSCSAKNYSTGATSV